The genome window CATCAATTCGATGTTTTATCTGAGTACCTTCTGTGTCACTTGCAGTACCTCGGAAGCTTGGTAGCGTTCCAAGCGATGGTGTCCATAGCTACCATTGGGCTTTACATTGCCTACGCATTGCCCATCTTTTTTCGGGTGACTCTGGCACGTAAGTCATTTATTCGAGGACCCTTCAACCTTGGCCGCTATGGCGTATTGGTAGGGTGGATCGCAGTTCTCTGGGTTGCAACCATCACCGTGTTGTTCTCCTTGCCGGTGGCTTATCCCATTACCAAGGATACTCTCAACTATACTCCGGTGGCTGTCGGCGGCCTACTCATCCTCACCGTTTCATGGTGGGTATTAAGCGCTAGATACTGGTTCAGAGGGCCGATAACCAACATACCAACCTGAATTCTAATGTGGTCTTTCTGTATGCAAGATTTCGATTCAACCCATTGATTTAAGTAGTAATTCTTAATAGATCTTTTGAATTCCTTTCTCTTACTTCATAGCAATGTCTTTTTTGAGTGAGATTTGGGTATCAGGATTCATTTGGATATTAATATTGTCATTCCAGTCCAAGAAGAAACTACTTGTTGGAATATTTATAGGGAAAacaaaaatctctctctctcacttattTCTTAATTTAGGGTTGTTTCTCTACTTATTGCTGACAAGAAAGAAacagaaacaattttttttttgttttttttctgctATATCTCATTTTCTTGTGGAACAAACCTCGAGAAGATTGTATGCCCACAAAGAACGTTGTacgataaatttttatatttatggatTTTCCTAAataatacatcaaaataaaaatcaacCAATTCTGATTCAGTTCAGGACAACAGAACCATTCACCTAATGTCTCTCGAGTGGGTTTGAGAGATCATGatatattaatataaaacatTCACTGTTTGACGCTAATGTCTCTCTCACCGGAAGATTATCTAACAAAACCATGACAAAAGAGCATCAACCAGAAGCAGAAACCAAATCACTCGAATAAGCAGAATCAATTATCCAAAGCACGATGAAGACTTACTGCAGTCTTCGCAGCATTGAGTAAGTAGTAGATTAAccggaaaaaaaaaaactgtatgTATCTTAAAAGGTTAACAGAAAAGTTTCCACCACATAAGAGGTCGAGAGTTGTGAAGATAAGTGTAGCTCGAAGAAGGTAAATAAAAgaagaatccttgaatgctccaaGACACCTTCCAAAATCACCGAAATGTCGTCTTCTTCAAAATATATGAACGATGTCATATGCAAATCTGGATATGTCAAGGTTGGACTTCACAAGACCAAGGAAAGCCGTGCATATGATATATGCAAATTCTAGTTTGTGACTTATTGGCAGAACAACAGAATGCTCACTAATAAAAGTCATGTTGTAGTCCGAATAAATAGTTCACTTTTATAGCCAAAACATATACgtaaataacttcaaaaatataAATCACAACATGCAAGATTTTGGCAAACAACTTCTCATGTATCATCACAAAAACTCCATAATGGCAAACTCGAAGGGTTGTGAGAGTATCTACTCTGGAAGGTTCTCAGGGAAATTACCTACAAATTGTTCTCCTCGAAGCCAGATATTAACCTTTTAGATCAGTTTAACATCTTCAGTTTTCAAGGCCACTTAACATTAGATTGATTCTAAAGATGATACTAATTGTTCATAGATGGTTTATCCTAAAATCAGGAAAATAACAAAGCCTGTCCACCACATTGACCTACTAGAGCATATCTGTCATTTGTTTTAAGAATTATTAATATATAGAATAAGATTAAAACAGCAAGACAAACAATGGTTGAGACCAAACTGTCAGAAAAAGTCGGTAATTTTCAAAAGCACTAGTAATAGCATATAACTGAATTTATAGATAAAAGGATACGTCCAGAACAGCACAAAAGACTGCAAATACATTTAAAAAGAAAGTGTTAGTGAAACATCATAACAGTGAAGGGAAAAGATAATAAAACAGTTGTAAGCAAATGTCTGAGAGATGGAAACATGACATGCAAATTGAAATTGGGAATAAAATGTAGCATGCTGCAAATATTATTAGaagcaaaaaattcttaatatccaTCACCAGAAGCCTTAACTAAATAAACAATGTCTCATCCTGGATGAAAGCAAAATATAGCAAATACCCGACTTTGTCTAAACTGGCAACCAGGCAAGCCTGGCTAAGTCATGATAGATGAATCTCATTTAACACAGATGAAACCACCTTATGGTGCCCAGTCTGCCATGGTCTTTTCCATAGATTGGAGTGGAAAAAGAAAAAACGACGACCAGGATTATCTAAAAAGTTGCACCGGTTTGGGATTTAAACTTATAGCAGTGTCATGAAATAGACTTggtatatatttttatgttgtCCAGTACGATAAGTCTAGGGTATCTCTTCCTTGCCTCTATGACTTCACCATTAGTCTTTCCTTCATTCTGTTCCAACTAATGGAAGAGAAAATGCCTTTGCTTCCCATGCTCATGGTACAGCATCACCACCAAGTCCAGTTGCCAAGGCCATAATTATATAGCAACAGTTTCATTTTTAAATAGATTTTCTTTCCAAGTGGCAAAAGAAGGCCCTTGGTCAACGCCTGTGGTGCAGGCAGGCAAGACACCACAAGAATTAACATGTTTGATGGATGCATAAGACCTCATGGTAAACACTGATTGCTACTCCTTTCAGATTATGTTAGGTTGCAAGTAGGTTACAATAACAATTTCAGTtcttattttaaattttgattctGCGCTATTCCAGGACTGAATGTTAGTCCTCTGAACATCTTTCTTCATATAGGGAAGAACTTCCAACGGCAAGAAAATAGCAAAACCAAAAGCACTAAAACAAACTTGAGCACAATAATAAACTTCTTAGATTGTATACCATGAGGCCACCAAAAATCCCATCAACCAAAATCCTGCTCCAAGAGTCGAAGTATGCATGGACAGAAAATTTTGCTTTGGCTGCGAGACTGAGAGAAGCAGCTGCCATCACTATGAAATAAAAGATGAAGCCTGTCAACCCTGTAAATCCCCATATTCCAGCAATCACTCCACCAATGATGGACAAGAAGGTACGACTGCAGTAAGAAGTACAAAATGGCTCAGTCCATCGACTATCTTATTACATGGTCAACAATAATGTACAAGAAGCAAACTGAATCTGAACTTGTAAtagaataaaaacatttatcttcTTTTGTTGCATTGGTGGGATTCTCCTATGATAGACTAATTATAAGGTGTCATGTTCCTTTCTGTCAAAGGCCCTTTTTTAAGCAGTGTTATCAGTCTAAGCTAAACGTTTGTACGATTATGGCATATGTTTTGATATAGACAATATGGTCAAAGgaaatggaaaagaaaagaaacaaacatgCTATATAGTTACTCTACTATTTGTCTAAGAACAATAATTATGGTAGAACTTGCACTTGAAACAACAGGCATATCTGGTCATCATTCTACTTTAAGACTAATTGTCCTTCAAACACCAGATATTAACCATGACACACATCAGTACAATAAAATCTCTTACATCTAATTCGTCTACATATTTTgccggttcttcttcttctttcttcacaCCCATAAACAATTGGAGCTTCTATAGTATCTGCTCATCATGTAAAGAGGTTTTCCATTACATTCATGATCATTCGGCTGCCACTAATGGTCATTCGGGATCCAATTTTAACACCATAGCTTACATCACGGATTACTTCTACGTGACGAAAAGGAATAAGAAACTCAAACAAGTTTGTTCTTCGGAGGACCCAAGGATCCACGAGAGCAAGCATGGGCGTGATGCGTTTTGGGAGGGTTACCTATAGTAGATCGACTTAATGTTGCTCTGGAGATTGTCGACGT of Musa acuminata AAA Group cultivar baxijiao chromosome BXJ2-3, Cavendish_Baxijiao_AAA, whole genome shotgun sequence contains these proteins:
- the LOC103978742 gene encoding uncharacterized protein LOC103978742; the protein is MAVEGDPRASANKSLGDAVDDLPIFNVDNLQSNIKSIYYSRTFLSIIGGVIAGIWGFTGLTGFIFYFIVMAAASLSLAAKAKFSVHAYFDSWSRILVDGIFGGLMSFVLFWTFAYDIVHIF